A section of the Meles meles chromosome 8, mMelMel3.1 paternal haplotype, whole genome shotgun sequence genome encodes:
- the LOC123948021 gene encoding uncharacterized protein LOC123948021 isoform X1 produces the protein MISHEGGPGWMPKMVLTQGFKSSAKQWCPFGSGGPWVLPLTGFGDLDKALPLSRATSAGGGGLSEIPLGSDTWTRICSAPPFELLRESLLGPPGASAHPHPRPTGPTDPYWFATYQQWEYPGCCPKFCGVSLWYLLVPACQRSAGESQHRDEPGQLAGCQPWDMRLCGGADCRPHVHPEPVRQNSHPDLSAPGFTQLPQKSLLVLLLLSSVLELDITSLTTFLGFQATFDYMWPERSPQDRTGAPSPCPQCLDGYLDSAEDMPVALAAPPESPAQQVQQPPAIA, from the exons ATGATATCTCATGAAGGAGGACCCGGCTGGATGCCCAAGATGGTCCTAACCCAAGGCTTCAAGAGTTCTGCAAAGCAGTGGTGCCCATTTGGGAGTGGTGGGCCCTGGGTCTTGCCTCTCACTGGCTTCGGTGATCTTGACAAGGCACTCCCTCTCTCCAGGGCCACGTCAGCAGGTGGAGGAGGTTTGTCTGAGATCCCTTTGGGCAGTGACACGTGGACAAGAATTTGCTCAGCTCCACCATTTGAGTTGCTCAGAGAGTCCTTGCTGGGACCCCCCGGGGCTTCAGCTCACCCCCACCCACGCCCCACAGGCCCTACAGATCCTTATTGGTTTGCTACATATCAACAGTgggagtatcctggctgctgcccCAAATTTTGTGGAGTTTCCCTCTGGTACCTGCTGGTACCTGCTTGCCAGCGGAGTGCTG GTGAAAGTCAGCACAGGGATGAACCTGGTCAGCTTGCTGGCTGTCAGCCTTGGGATATGCGCCTTTGTGGTGGAGCTGACTGCCGGCCGCATGTACACCCAG AGCCTGTGAGGCAGAACTCCCACCCAGATCTGTCCGCTCCAGGCTTTACCCAG CTGCCCCAGAAGAGTCtcttggtgctgctgctgctttcctCTGTCCTGGAGCTGGACATCACTTCCTTGACCACCTTCCTGGGCTTCCAAGCCACCTTCGATTACATGTGGCCAGAGAGATCTCCACAAGACAGGACCGGAGCACCCTCACCCTGTCCCCAGTGCCTGGATGGG TACCTGGACTCAGCTGAGGACATGCCCGTGGCGTTAGCAGCCCCTCCTGAAAGCCCAGCCCAGCAGGTGCAGCAGCCCCCAGCCATtgcctga
- the MS4A10 gene encoding membrane-spanning 4-domains subfamily A member 10 isoform X3 codes for MAGSPEEKTQGQPMSLVPALTAEAYGAAEVIPRPEVGELPPRQAQGPTQPGQTSSPAFPLRAWYQKQTRKRNSLLKLLGAFHVVLALLYLLFGSCLVSNVKGLHLVVLKSWYPFWGAASFLTSGILVIMTELFPKSYLRTLCLIAHAISCFCVLAGLFVIAKDLFLESPFDFPIWTPYPSSTLHIQRLELALLCFTVLEFFLLGSTAVTVCRVNCRPAEEDDLILVQDTQVRIGQWSMGPPPSYEDATLGGMLGVQTGVHTSSLEEVK; via the exons ATGGCTGGAAGTCCCGAAGAGAAGACTCAGGGCCAG CCAATGTCCTTGGTCCCTGCCCTGACAGCAGAAGCCTATGGAGCCGCGGAAGTGATTCCCAGGCCGGAAGTGGGGGAGCTCCCGCCACGGCAGGCCCAGGGTCCCACCCAGCCTGGCCAGACGAGCTCGCCCGCCTTCCCGCTGCGGGCCTGGTACCAGAAGCAGACCAGGAAGAGAAACAGCCTTCTCAAGCTGCTGGGC GCCTTCCACGTTGTCCTTGCTCTGCTGTACTTGCTCTTCGGGAGCTGCCTGGTCTCCAACGTCAAGGGTCTTCACCTGGTGGTGCTGAAGTCGTGGTATCCATTCTGGGGGGCTGCCTCT TTCCTCACTTCAGGCATCTTGGTGATCATGACGGAGCTGTTTCCGAAGTCTTACCTG AGGACGCTTTGCCTGATAGCACATGCCATCAGCTGCTTCTGCGTGCTAGCTGGCCTCTTTGTCATCGCCAAAGATCTCTTCCTGGAGAGTCCCTTTGACTTCCCGATCTGGACACCGTACCCCAGCAGCACA ctccacATCCAGAGGCTGGAGCTGGCCCTGCTCTGCTTCACGGTCCTGGAGTTCTTCCTGCTGGGCTCCACGGCGGTCACCGTGTGCCGCGTTAACTGCCGGCCGGCAGAG GAAGACGACTTGATCCTTGTTCAGGACACACAAGTGAGAATCGGGCAGTGGTCCATGGGTCCTCCACCATCCTATGAGGATGCGACTCTAGGTGGCAT GCTCGGTGTCCAAACCGGCGTCCACACCAGCTCCCTCGAGGAAGTCAAATGA
- the MS4A10 gene encoding membrane-spanning 4-domains subfamily A member 10 isoform X1 has translation MAGSPEEKTQGQPMSLVPALTAEAYGAAEVIPRPEVGELPPRQAQGPTQPGQTSSPAFPLRAWYQKQTRKRNSLLKLLGAFHVVLALLYLLFGSCLVSNVKGLHLVVLKSWYPFWGAASFLTSGILVIMTELFPKSYLRTLCLIAHAISCFCVLAGLFVIAKDLFLESPFDFPIWTPYPSSTLHIQRLELALLCFTVLEFFLLGSTAVTVCRVNCRPAEEDDLILVQDTQVRIGQWSMGPPPSYEDATLGGIHWQDTQEACLCGTVGQVRGASISESLDSGLSQGETGTSSSSKL, from the exons ATGGCTGGAAGTCCCGAAGAGAAGACTCAGGGCCAG CCAATGTCCTTGGTCCCTGCCCTGACAGCAGAAGCCTATGGAGCCGCGGAAGTGATTCCCAGGCCGGAAGTGGGGGAGCTCCCGCCACGGCAGGCCCAGGGTCCCACCCAGCCTGGCCAGACGAGCTCGCCCGCCTTCCCGCTGCGGGCCTGGTACCAGAAGCAGACCAGGAAGAGAAACAGCCTTCTCAAGCTGCTGGGC GCCTTCCACGTTGTCCTTGCTCTGCTGTACTTGCTCTTCGGGAGCTGCCTGGTCTCCAACGTCAAGGGTCTTCACCTGGTGGTGCTGAAGTCGTGGTATCCATTCTGGGGGGCTGCCTCT TTCCTCACTTCAGGCATCTTGGTGATCATGACGGAGCTGTTTCCGAAGTCTTACCTG AGGACGCTTTGCCTGATAGCACATGCCATCAGCTGCTTCTGCGTGCTAGCTGGCCTCTTTGTCATCGCCAAAGATCTCTTCCTGGAGAGTCCCTTTGACTTCCCGATCTGGACACCGTACCCCAGCAGCACA ctccacATCCAGAGGCTGGAGCTGGCCCTGCTCTGCTTCACGGTCCTGGAGTTCTTCCTGCTGGGCTCCACGGCGGTCACCGTGTGCCGCGTTAACTGCCGGCCGGCAGAG GAAGACGACTTGATCCTTGTTCAGGACACACAAGTGAGAATCGGGCAGTGGTCCATGGGTCCTCCACCATCCTATGAGGATGCGACTCTAGGTGGCAT TCACTGGCAGGACACACAGGAAGCATGTCTCTGTGGGACTGTGGGGCAAGTCAGAGGGGCATCTATATCCGAATCCCTGGATTCTGGATTGAGTCAAGGGGAAACTGGGACCAGTTCTTCCAGCAAACTGTAA
- the MS4A10 gene encoding membrane-spanning 4-domains subfamily A member 10 isoform X5, which produces MAGSPEEKTQGQPMSLVPALTAEAYGAAEVIPRPEVGELPPRQAQGPTQPGQTSSPAFPLRAWYQKQTRKRNSLLKLLGAFHVVLALLYLLFGSCLVSNVKGLHLVVLKSWYPFWGAASFLTSGILVIMTELFPKSYLRTLCLIAHAISCFCVLAGLFVIAKDLFLESPFDFPIWTPYPSSTEDDLILVQDTQVRIGQWSMGPPPSYEDATLGGMLGVQTGVHTSSLEEVK; this is translated from the exons ATGGCTGGAAGTCCCGAAGAGAAGACTCAGGGCCAG CCAATGTCCTTGGTCCCTGCCCTGACAGCAGAAGCCTATGGAGCCGCGGAAGTGATTCCCAGGCCGGAAGTGGGGGAGCTCCCGCCACGGCAGGCCCAGGGTCCCACCCAGCCTGGCCAGACGAGCTCGCCCGCCTTCCCGCTGCGGGCCTGGTACCAGAAGCAGACCAGGAAGAGAAACAGCCTTCTCAAGCTGCTGGGC GCCTTCCACGTTGTCCTTGCTCTGCTGTACTTGCTCTTCGGGAGCTGCCTGGTCTCCAACGTCAAGGGTCTTCACCTGGTGGTGCTGAAGTCGTGGTATCCATTCTGGGGGGCTGCCTCT TTCCTCACTTCAGGCATCTTGGTGATCATGACGGAGCTGTTTCCGAAGTCTTACCTG AGGACGCTTTGCCTGATAGCACATGCCATCAGCTGCTTCTGCGTGCTAGCTGGCCTCTTTGTCATCGCCAAAGATCTCTTCCTGGAGAGTCCCTTTGACTTCCCGATCTGGACACCGTACCCCAGCAGCACA GAAGACGACTTGATCCTTGTTCAGGACACACAAGTGAGAATCGGGCAGTGGTCCATGGGTCCTCCACCATCCTATGAGGATGCGACTCTAGGTGGCAT GCTCGGTGTCCAAACCGGCGTCCACACCAGCTCCCTCGAGGAAGTCAAATGA
- the LOC123948021 gene encoding uncharacterized protein LOC123948021 isoform X2, with the protein MISHEGGPGWMPKMVLTQGFKSSAKQWCPFGSGGPWVLPLTGFGDLDKALPLSRATSAGGGGLSEIPLGSDTWTRICSAPPFELLRESLLGPPGASAHPHPRPTGPTDPYWFATYQQWEYPGCCPKFCGVSLWYLLVPACQRSADLLPDSQRYRLRVFPLLVSQLPQKSLLVLLLLSSVLELDITSLTTFLGFQATFDYMWPERSPQDRTGAPSPCPQCLDGYLDSAEDMPVALAAPPESPAQQVQQPPAIA; encoded by the exons ATGATATCTCATGAAGGAGGACCCGGCTGGATGCCCAAGATGGTCCTAACCCAAGGCTTCAAGAGTTCTGCAAAGCAGTGGTGCCCATTTGGGAGTGGTGGGCCCTGGGTCTTGCCTCTCACTGGCTTCGGTGATCTTGACAAGGCACTCCCTCTCTCCAGGGCCACGTCAGCAGGTGGAGGAGGTTTGTCTGAGATCCCTTTGGGCAGTGACACGTGGACAAGAATTTGCTCAGCTCCACCATTTGAGTTGCTCAGAGAGTCCTTGCTGGGACCCCCCGGGGCTTCAGCTCACCCCCACCCACGCCCCACAGGCCCTACAGATCCTTATTGGTTTGCTACATATCAACAGTgggagtatcctggctgctgcccCAAATTTTGTGGAGTTTCCCTCTGGTACCTGCTGGTACCTGCTTGCCAGCGGAGTGCTG ATCTGCTGCCTGACTCCCAGAGGTACAGACTGAGGGTCTTCCCGCTACTGGTTTCCCAGCTGCCCCAGAAGAGTCtcttggtgctgctgctgctttcctCTGTCCTGGAGCTGGACATCACTTCCTTGACCACCTTCCTGGGCTTCCAAGCCACCTTCGATTACATGTGGCCAGAGAGATCTCCACAAGACAGGACCGGAGCACCCTCACCCTGTCCCCAGTGCCTGGATGGG TACCTGGACTCAGCTGAGGACATGCCCGTGGCGTTAGCAGCCCCTCCTGAAAGCCCAGCCCAGCAGGTGCAGCAGCCCCCAGCCATtgcctga
- the MS4A10 gene encoding membrane-spanning 4-domains subfamily A member 10 isoform X2, translating into MAGSPEEKTQGQPMSLVPALTAEAYGAAEVIPRPEVGELPPRQAQGPTQPGQTSSPAFPLRAWYQKQTRKRNSLLKLLGAFHVVLALLYLLFGSCLVSNVKGLHLVVLKSWYPFWGAASRTLCLIAHAISCFCVLAGLFVIAKDLFLESPFDFPIWTPYPSSTLHIQRLELALLCFTVLEFFLLGSTAVTVCRVNCRPAEEDDLILVQDTQVRIGQWSMGPPPSYEDATLGGIHWQDTQEACLCGTVGQVRGASISESLDSGLSQGETGTSSSSKL; encoded by the exons ATGGCTGGAAGTCCCGAAGAGAAGACTCAGGGCCAG CCAATGTCCTTGGTCCCTGCCCTGACAGCAGAAGCCTATGGAGCCGCGGAAGTGATTCCCAGGCCGGAAGTGGGGGAGCTCCCGCCACGGCAGGCCCAGGGTCCCACCCAGCCTGGCCAGACGAGCTCGCCCGCCTTCCCGCTGCGGGCCTGGTACCAGAAGCAGACCAGGAAGAGAAACAGCCTTCTCAAGCTGCTGGGC GCCTTCCACGTTGTCCTTGCTCTGCTGTACTTGCTCTTCGGGAGCTGCCTGGTCTCCAACGTCAAGGGTCTTCACCTGGTGGTGCTGAAGTCGTGGTATCCATTCTGGGGGGCTGCCTCT AGGACGCTTTGCCTGATAGCACATGCCATCAGCTGCTTCTGCGTGCTAGCTGGCCTCTTTGTCATCGCCAAAGATCTCTTCCTGGAGAGTCCCTTTGACTTCCCGATCTGGACACCGTACCCCAGCAGCACA ctccacATCCAGAGGCTGGAGCTGGCCCTGCTCTGCTTCACGGTCCTGGAGTTCTTCCTGCTGGGCTCCACGGCGGTCACCGTGTGCCGCGTTAACTGCCGGCCGGCAGAG GAAGACGACTTGATCCTTGTTCAGGACACACAAGTGAGAATCGGGCAGTGGTCCATGGGTCCTCCACCATCCTATGAGGATGCGACTCTAGGTGGCAT TCACTGGCAGGACACACAGGAAGCATGTCTCTGTGGGACTGTGGGGCAAGTCAGAGGGGCATCTATATCCGAATCCCTGGATTCTGGATTGAGTCAAGGGGAAACTGGGACCAGTTCTTCCAGCAAACTGTAA
- the LOC123948021 gene encoding uncharacterized protein LOC123948021 isoform X3 → MNLVSLLAVSLGICAFVVELTAGRMYTQLPQKSLLVLLLLSSVLELDITSLTTFLGFQATFDYMWPERSPQDRTGAPSPCPQCLDGYLDSAEDMPVALAAPPESPAQQVQQPPAIA, encoded by the exons ATGAACCTGGTCAGCTTGCTGGCTGTCAGCCTTGGGATATGCGCCTTTGTGGTGGAGCTGACTGCCGGCCGCATGTACACCCAG CTGCCCCAGAAGAGTCtcttggtgctgctgctgctttcctCTGTCCTGGAGCTGGACATCACTTCCTTGACCACCTTCCTGGGCTTCCAAGCCACCTTCGATTACATGTGGCCAGAGAGATCTCCACAAGACAGGACCGGAGCACCCTCACCCTGTCCCCAGTGCCTGGATGGG TACCTGGACTCAGCTGAGGACATGCCCGTGGCGTTAGCAGCCCCTCCTGAAAGCCCAGCCCAGCAGGTGCAGCAGCCCCCAGCCATtgcctga
- the MS4A10 gene encoding membrane-spanning 4-domains subfamily A member 10 isoform X4 — translation MAGSPEEKTQGQPMSLVPALTAEAYGAAEVIPRPEVGELPPRQAQGPTQPGQTSSPAFPLRAWYQKQTRKRNSLLKLLGRTLCLIAHAISCFCVLAGLFVIAKDLFLESPFDFPIWTPYPSSTLHIQRLELALLCFTVLEFFLLGSTAVTVCRVNCRPAEEDDLILVQDTQVRIGQWSMGPPPSYEDATLGGIHWQDTQEACLCGTVGQVRGASISESLDSGLSQGETGTSSSSKL, via the exons ATGGCTGGAAGTCCCGAAGAGAAGACTCAGGGCCAG CCAATGTCCTTGGTCCCTGCCCTGACAGCAGAAGCCTATGGAGCCGCGGAAGTGATTCCCAGGCCGGAAGTGGGGGAGCTCCCGCCACGGCAGGCCCAGGGTCCCACCCAGCCTGGCCAGACGAGCTCGCCCGCCTTCCCGCTGCGGGCCTGGTACCAGAAGCAGACCAGGAAGAGAAACAGCCTTCTCAAGCTGCTGGGC AGGACGCTTTGCCTGATAGCACATGCCATCAGCTGCTTCTGCGTGCTAGCTGGCCTCTTTGTCATCGCCAAAGATCTCTTCCTGGAGAGTCCCTTTGACTTCCCGATCTGGACACCGTACCCCAGCAGCACA ctccacATCCAGAGGCTGGAGCTGGCCCTGCTCTGCTTCACGGTCCTGGAGTTCTTCCTGCTGGGCTCCACGGCGGTCACCGTGTGCCGCGTTAACTGCCGGCCGGCAGAG GAAGACGACTTGATCCTTGTTCAGGACACACAAGTGAGAATCGGGCAGTGGTCCATGGGTCCTCCACCATCCTATGAGGATGCGACTCTAGGTGGCAT TCACTGGCAGGACACACAGGAAGCATGTCTCTGTGGGACTGTGGGGCAAGTCAGAGGGGCATCTATATCCGAATCCCTGGATTCTGGATTGAGTCAAGGGGAAACTGGGACCAGTTCTTCCAGCAAACTGTAA